The following proteins are co-located in the Synechococcus sp. PROS-U-1 genome:
- the mrdA gene encoding penicillin-binding protein 2 codes for MSRSAQQRQTGLRQQPLVLLLLVLLFCSAMVSRLVWMQLLEGSRFRELADENRIRLVPRSPIRGRLLDRKGRVLATSKLTYSLYLEPRLVSDADWPDLRDRLARLLNLKPDLLDQRLQKGLDRDGYRTTLALDLKPEQVLRFREQALGLRGAQVDVDILRSYPNGTLAAHALGYTQPITENEYEILVEKGYKIRDRIGRTGVEAAYESHLRGKWGGQMLEVNAMGEVQRNLGDRPSEAGQDLVLTLDLDLQRVAEQALADKPGGAVVALEASTGAVLALASRPSFDPNFFSKLITTQKEYDALFSNPKKPLLSRAMNPYDPGSTWKPVTAMAGMESGKFPPDIKLHTTACITYGGHCFPDHNGAGFGHIGYADALRFSSNTFFYQVGVGVGSRALKKAADQLGFQQKTGIEIGWEESVGLVGDEDWAARGRGWTDPGTSPWIPEDMASASIGQSVVQITPLQLARAYAVFANGGWLVTPHLAAADIDWMSPEHRTKVTMQPSTLQTIREGLRKVVESGTGAGLNGPGIPPAAGKTGTAEDSTGGPDHAWFGCYAPYPDGKIVVVAFAQNTPGGGSVHALPMAKKVLAEWERTRQRSSALSGID; via the coding sequence ATGAGTCGTTCCGCACAGCAGCGGCAAACCGGTCTGCGTCAGCAACCTCTTGTGTTGTTGCTGCTTGTGCTGCTGTTCTGCAGCGCCATGGTCAGTCGCTTGGTGTGGATGCAGCTGCTGGAGGGCTCACGCTTTCGTGAACTGGCGGATGAAAACCGCATCCGTCTTGTGCCGCGGTCGCCGATTCGCGGTCGTTTGCTTGATCGCAAAGGGCGGGTGCTGGCCACCAGCAAGCTCACCTATTCCCTATATCTCGAGCCGCGTCTGGTCAGCGATGCCGATTGGCCCGATCTGCGTGATCGCTTAGCGCGGCTGCTGAATCTGAAGCCTGATTTGTTGGATCAGCGCCTTCAGAAGGGTCTGGATCGGGATGGCTACCGCACCACCCTGGCCCTGGATCTCAAGCCGGAACAGGTGCTGCGGTTCCGGGAACAGGCCCTGGGATTGCGGGGCGCCCAGGTGGATGTCGACATCCTGCGCTCCTATCCCAATGGGACCCTGGCGGCCCATGCCCTCGGTTACACCCAGCCGATCACCGAAAACGAATATGAGATTCTTGTGGAAAAGGGCTACAAGATCCGCGACCGGATCGGTCGTACGGGTGTTGAAGCGGCCTACGAGAGCCATCTGCGTGGCAAGTGGGGCGGCCAGATGCTGGAGGTGAATGCCATGGGCGAGGTGCAGCGCAACCTCGGCGATCGGCCCTCCGAAGCAGGACAAGACCTGGTGCTAACCCTCGACCTGGATCTGCAGCGGGTGGCGGAGCAGGCTCTGGCGGACAAGCCCGGAGGAGCTGTGGTGGCGCTGGAGGCCTCCACGGGTGCTGTGCTGGCCCTGGCCAGTCGCCCCAGTTTTGATCCCAACTTTTTCTCCAAGCTGATCACGACCCAGAAGGAGTACGACGCCCTCTTCTCCAATCCGAAGAAACCGTTGCTGTCCAGGGCGATGAATCCCTATGACCCCGGCAGCACCTGGAAGCCGGTGACGGCGATGGCCGGCATGGAGTCCGGCAAGTTTCCGCCCGACATCAAGCTGCACACCACGGCCTGCATCACCTACGGCGGCCACTGCTTCCCGGATCACAATGGGGCTGGCTTTGGCCACATCGGGTATGCCGATGCCCTGCGCTTCTCCAGCAACACCTTCTTTTACCAAGTGGGGGTCGGTGTCGGCTCCCGGGCGCTGAAAAAAGCTGCTGATCAGCTCGGCTTTCAGCAGAAGACCGGCATTGAGATCGGCTGGGAAGAGAGTGTTGGTCTCGTGGGCGATGAAGACTGGGCCGCCCGCGGCCGCGGCTGGACGGATCCCGGCACCAGCCCCTGGATCCCTGAGGACATGGCCAGCGCCTCCATCGGTCAGTCGGTGGTGCAGATCACCCCTTTGCAGCTGGCCCGCGCCTACGCCGTGTTCGCCAATGGCGGCTGGCTGGTGACGCCGCATCTCGCCGCCGCCGACATCGACTGGATGAGCCCTGAGCACCGCACCAAGGTGACGATGCAGCCGTCCACGTTGCAGACCATCCGGGAGGGTTTGCGCAAAGTGGTGGAGTCGGGGACCGGTGCCGGCCTCAATGGTCCTGGCATTCCTCCAGCGGCAGGCAAAACCGGAACGGCTGAAGACAGCACTGGAGGTCCTGATCACGCCTGGTTCGGCTGCTATGCCCCTTATCCGGACGGCAAGATTGTGGTGGTGGCCTTCGCCCAGAACACTCCTGGAGGTGGATCCGTTCACGCTTTGCCGATGGCCAAGAAGGTGCTGGCGGAGTGGGAAAGGACCCGTCAGCGTTCGTCAGCGCTCTCTGGAATCGATTGA
- a CDS encoding chemotaxis protein: MTSSVSFRITRTAEDLAQTITALSQRLVKLEQRQEALELQLRQQQKDLNAVPDDEIATLEGVEALLQETRELLDSTAPMAEGPMPDEVPQNDAWGHEESSEMTRDVA; the protein is encoded by the coding sequence ATGACGTCCTCCGTGTCCTTTCGGATCACCCGCACAGCGGAAGATCTCGCTCAAACCATCACTGCCTTGTCGCAGCGTTTGGTGAAACTGGAACAGCGTCAGGAAGCGCTTGAGCTTCAACTGCGCCAGCAGCAGAAGGACCTGAATGCTGTCCCTGACGACGAGATCGCCACCTTGGAGGGTGTTGAAGCTCTGTTGCAGGAAACGCGTGAGTTGTTAGACAGCACGGCTCCCATGGCGGAGGGCCCCATGCCGGACGAGGTGCCGCAGAACGACGCCTGGGGTCACGAGGAGTCTTCAGAGATGACCCGCGACGTCGCATAG
- the guaA gene encoding glutamine-hydrolyzing GMP synthase — MSQPSSDGQRQPAIVILDFGSQYSELIARRVRETEVFSVVLGYSTSAEELRRMAPKGIILSGGPSSVYAEHAPLCDPGIWDLGIPVMGVCYGMQLMVQQLGGVVEAATGKAEYGKAPLEVDDPTDLLTNVDNGSTMWMSHGDSVKALPEGFVRLAHTANTPEAAVAHLQRKLYGVQFHPEVVHSTCGMALIRNFVYHVCGCDPDWTTAAFIDEAVSLVREQVGDKRVLLALSGGVDSSTLAFLLKKAIGDQLTCMFIDQGFMRKGEPEFLMDFFDRKFNIHVEYIKARQRFIGKLNGITDPEEKRKIIGTEFIRVFEEESKRLGPFDYLAQGTLYPDVIESAGTNVDPKTGERVAVKIKSHHNVGGLPKDLQFKLVEPLRKLFKDEVRKVGRSLGLPEEIVRRHPFPGPGLAIRILGEVTDEKLNCLRDADLIVREEIKEAGLYHDIWQAFAVLLPVRSVGVMGDKRTYAWPIVLRCVSSEDGMTADWSRLPYDLMETISNRIVNEVKGVNRVVLDITSKPPGTIEWE, encoded by the coding sequence ATGTCCCAGCCCTCGTCCGACGGTCAGCGTCAGCCGGCCATCGTCATCCTTGACTTTGGTTCCCAGTACTCAGAGCTGATTGCCCGGCGCGTGCGCGAGACCGAGGTGTTCTCGGTGGTGCTGGGCTACAGCACCTCGGCAGAGGAACTGCGACGGATGGCTCCGAAGGGAATCATCCTCAGCGGTGGCCCCAGTTCCGTCTATGCGGAGCATGCGCCGCTGTGTGATCCCGGCATCTGGGATCTGGGCATTCCCGTGATGGGGGTTTGCTATGGGATGCAGCTGATGGTGCAGCAGCTCGGTGGCGTTGTGGAGGCGGCTACGGGCAAGGCCGAATACGGCAAGGCGCCCCTTGAAGTGGATGACCCCACGGATCTGCTCACCAATGTCGACAACGGTTCGACGATGTGGATGAGCCATGGCGACTCCGTGAAAGCTCTACCGGAGGGTTTTGTGCGCTTGGCGCACACCGCCAACACGCCGGAGGCGGCGGTGGCGCATCTGCAGCGCAAGCTCTACGGCGTTCAGTTCCACCCCGAGGTGGTGCATTCCACCTGCGGAATGGCCCTGATCCGCAATTTTGTTTATCACGTTTGCGGCTGTGATCCGGACTGGACCACGGCGGCGTTCATTGATGAAGCCGTCAGCCTGGTGCGGGAGCAGGTGGGCGACAAACGCGTCCTGCTGGCCCTCTCTGGTGGGGTTGATTCCTCAACCCTCGCCTTTCTGCTCAAGAAGGCGATCGGTGATCAGCTCACCTGCATGTTCATCGATCAGGGGTTCATGCGCAAAGGCGAGCCTGAATTTCTGATGGACTTTTTCGACCGGAAGTTCAATATCCATGTGGAATACATCAAGGCCCGGCAGCGATTCATCGGCAAGCTGAACGGGATCACCGATCCGGAGGAGAAGCGCAAGATCATCGGCACCGAGTTCATCCGGGTGTTCGAAGAGGAGAGCAAGCGGCTCGGACCCTTTGATTACCTGGCCCAGGGCACGCTTTACCCCGATGTGATCGAAAGCGCTGGCACCAACGTCGATCCCAAGACCGGTGAGCGGGTGGCCGTGAAGATCAAGAGCCACCACAACGTGGGCGGTCTTCCCAAGGATCTTCAGTTCAAGTTGGTGGAGCCCCTGCGCAAACTCTTCAAGGACGAAGTGCGCAAGGTGGGGCGCAGCCTCGGCTTGCCCGAAGAGATCGTGCGACGCCATCCCTTCCCGGGGCCTGGGCTGGCCATCCGCATCCTTGGTGAAGTCACCGACGAGAAGCTCAACTGTTTGCGCGATGCGGATCTGATCGTGCGCGAGGAGATCAAGGAAGCTGGGCTCTATCACGACATCTGGCAGGCCTTCGCGGTGCTGCTGCCGGTGCGTTCCGTCGGGGTGATGGGCGACAAACGCACCTATGCCTGGCCGATTGTGCTGCGCTGTGTGTCGAGCGAAGACGGCATGACCGCCGATTGGTCTCGCCTTCCCTACGACCTGATGGAGACCATCTCCAACCGGATCGTGAATGAGGTGAAGGGGGTGAACCGGGTGGTGCTCGACATCACCAGCAAGCCCCCCGGCACGATCGAGTGGGAGTGA
- a CDS encoding HNH endonuclease, translating into MHNRDAVFLDELCPKLRVRRWRQSLHTFTGKSCIYCGKPSESIDHIHPRAKGGLSVTENCVPACLSCNGRKSDADVFDWYRRQRFYDPRRAMAIRAWMDGDLRLALRLLQWAQPDHPISEPDDLPIAAQAA; encoded by the coding sequence ATGCATAACAGGGACGCGGTTTTTCTCGACGAACTCTGTCCCAAATTACGTGTCCGAAGATGGCGACAGTCACTTCACACTTTTACAGGAAAAAGTTGCATTTATTGCGGCAAACCTTCGGAATCAATTGATCACATTCATCCCCGAGCCAAGGGTGGATTAAGTGTGACCGAAAACTGTGTACCGGCCTGCTTGTCCTGCAATGGCCGCAAATCTGACGCCGATGTCTTCGACTGGTATCGGCGACAGCGCTTCTATGACCCACGTCGCGCCATGGCGATCCGCGCCTGGATGGATGGCGACCTCAGGCTGGCCCTGCGCCTACTCCAATGGGCGCAACCGGATCACCCCATCAGCGAACCAGACGACCTCCCGATCGCTGCCCAAGCAGCCTGA
- a CDS encoding DEAD/DEAH box helicase, which translates to MPPKPTPTCYLDLSPAGLIRVISPFDAVTQSQLRRIKPRGRWNGPGHGWDFPLAAAGSLQQALGRRFPISSALQEWLDWCQHPLPPLPPHRTLVAAADLDQALQDGRRPLRHQRSGARWLLARRGAVLADEMGLGKTLTALLAARALMRCAEVRLLVVAPVGLHPHWRRESEALGIGLELVSWARLPDKLPPAGTLLVVDEAHYAQSLQAQRTAALLRLARHPRLRAIWMLTGTPMKNGRPSQLYPLLAAMDHPIARDQRQFEERYCQGHWRESRSGKRWQATGSSQLEELRRLSRPLILHRRKQQVVDLPPKQRRLQAVALSEAECTGFDHRVGLVLDDYRRRARLGEVRRDAEPLALLTSMRQIAAEFKLPAAQQLVESLRRQGEAVVLFSGFVAPLQLLQQTLGGELLTGRQRPAERQKSVDRFQQGQNDCLLATYGTGALGFTLHRARHVVLLERPWTPGDLEQAEDRCHRLGMGAGLTCHWLQLGVADQLVDGLLASKAERIEVLLGPRRLTLQRQSLPAMVRDCLQVV; encoded by the coding sequence GTGCCGCCAAAACCCACACCGACGTGTTATCTGGACCTCTCTCCAGCCGGATTGATCCGTGTGATCAGTCCGTTTGACGCAGTCACTCAGTCCCAGTTGCGTCGAATCAAGCCCCGGGGCCGATGGAACGGCCCAGGCCATGGCTGGGATTTCCCTTTGGCGGCAGCAGGCTCCCTTCAGCAGGCCCTTGGGCGACGTTTCCCCATCAGCTCCGCCCTGCAGGAGTGGCTGGACTGGTGCCAGCACCCCTTGCCACCTTTGCCACCCCATCGGACGCTTGTGGCCGCGGCGGATCTTGATCAAGCCCTGCAGGATGGCCGTCGCCCCTTGCGTCATCAACGGTCTGGGGCTCGTTGGCTCCTGGCCCGTCGCGGCGCCGTTCTGGCCGATGAAATGGGTCTGGGAAAAACCCTCACGGCCCTCTTGGCGGCCCGTGCCTTGATGCGCTGCGCCGAGGTGCGGTTGCTTGTGGTGGCTCCCGTCGGGCTGCATCCTCACTGGCGTCGTGAATCAGAAGCCCTCGGGATTGGTCTTGAGTTGGTGAGTTGGGCTCGTCTGCCCGACAAGCTGCCGCCGGCGGGAACGCTCCTGGTGGTGGATGAAGCGCATTACGCCCAGTCCCTTCAGGCGCAGCGCACGGCTGCGTTGTTGCGTCTGGCACGTCATCCCCGCCTGCGGGCGATCTGGATGCTCACGGGAACTCCCATGAAGAACGGCCGACCCTCCCAGTTGTATCCCTTGCTTGCTGCCATGGATCATCCGATTGCACGGGATCAGCGTCAGTTCGAGGAGCGTTATTGCCAGGGCCACTGGCGGGAGAGTCGATCCGGCAAGCGCTGGCAGGCGACTGGTTCCAGTCAACTGGAGGAGCTGCGGCGCCTGAGCCGCCCCTTGATCCTGCACCGCCGCAAACAGCAGGTGGTTGACCTTCCTCCCAAGCAGCGACGTTTGCAAGCTGTGGCTCTGTCGGAGGCTGAATGCACCGGCTTTGACCATCGCGTTGGGCTGGTGCTGGATGACTACCGGCGTCGGGCCCGTCTCGGAGAGGTTCGACGGGATGCTGAGCCCTTGGCTCTGCTGACGTCCATGCGCCAGATCGCGGCTGAATTCAAGTTGCCGGCGGCCCAGCAACTGGTGGAGTCACTGCGTCGGCAAGGGGAGGCAGTGGTGTTGTTCAGTGGTTTTGTGGCCCCGTTGCAGCTGTTGCAGCAAACCCTCGGGGGTGAGTTGTTGACCGGTCGCCAACGGCCTGCCGAACGTCAGAAGAGTGTGGATCGGTTTCAGCAGGGTCAGAACGATTGTCTGCTGGCCACCTATGGCACCGGAGCTCTCGGCTTCACCCTGCATCGTGCCCGTCATGTGGTGTTGCTGGAACGCCCTTGGACGCCAGGGGACCTCGAACAAGCAGAAGACCGATGTCATCGTCTGGGGATGGGGGCTGGCCTCACCTGCCATTGGCTGCAGCTTGGTGTGGCGGATCAGTTGGTGGATGGTTTGCTGGCCAGCAAGGCGGAACGGATCGAGGTTTTGCTTGGGCCCCGGCGGTTGACGTTGCAACGTCAATCACTGCCAGCCATGGTCCGGGATTGTTTGCAGGTGGTCTGA
- a CDS encoding alanine--glyoxylate aminotransferase family protein produces MQDKLTLMIPGPTPVPETVLKAMGRHPIGHRSGEFQAIVRRTTEQLKWLHQTTSDVMVITGSGTAAMEAGIINTLSRGDKVLCGDNGKFGERWVKVARAYGLDVEVIQAEWGQPLDPEAFRSALEADSAKTIKAVILTHSETSTGVINDLESIARHVKAHGTALTLADCVTSLGATNVPMDDWGLDVVASGAQKGYMLPPGLSFVAMSARAWEAYERSDLPKFYLNLGPYRKTAAKDSNPFTPAVNLYFGLEAALEMMQKEGLEAIFARHARHRAAAQAGMKAMGLPLFAAEGCGSPAITAVAPEGIDAEQLRKAVKEKFDILLAGGQDHLKGKVFRIGHLGFVCDRDVLTAVAAIEATLQSLGLHKGSMGAGVAAASAALG; encoded by the coding sequence ATGCAGGACAAGCTCACGCTGATGATTCCGGGCCCCACGCCGGTGCCGGAAACGGTGCTGAAGGCCATGGGGCGTCACCCCATTGGCCACCGCAGCGGGGAATTCCAGGCCATCGTGCGGCGCACCACCGAGCAGCTGAAGTGGCTGCATCAGACCACCAGCGATGTGATGGTAATCACCGGCAGCGGGACGGCGGCCATGGAAGCGGGAATCATCAACACCCTCAGCCGTGGTGACAAGGTGCTCTGCGGCGACAACGGCAAGTTCGGCGAACGCTGGGTCAAGGTGGCCCGCGCCTACGGACTGGACGTGGAGGTGATCCAAGCGGAATGGGGCCAGCCGCTCGATCCAGAGGCCTTCCGCTCAGCGTTGGAAGCCGACAGCGCCAAGACGATCAAGGCGGTGATCCTCACCCACTCGGAAACCTCAACGGGGGTGATCAACGATCTGGAGAGCATTGCCCGTCATGTGAAAGCCCATGGCACTGCCCTGACCCTGGCGGACTGTGTCACCAGCCTGGGTGCCACCAACGTCCCCATGGACGACTGGGGGCTGGATGTGGTGGCCTCAGGCGCACAGAAGGGCTACATGCTTCCACCAGGCTTGAGCTTTGTGGCCATGAGCGCACGAGCCTGGGAGGCCTACGAGCGCTCCGATCTGCCCAAGTTCTATCTGAATCTGGGCCCTTACCGAAAAACAGCGGCGAAGGACAGCAACCCCTTCACCCCCGCGGTGAATCTCTACTTCGGCCTGGAAGCAGCTCTGGAAATGATGCAGAAGGAGGGGCTGGAAGCGATCTTTGCGCGCCACGCCCGCCATCGCGCCGCCGCCCAGGCAGGCATGAAAGCGATGGGCCTGCCCCTTTTTGCCGCCGAGGGTTGCGGCAGCCCGGCGATCACCGCGGTGGCACCCGAAGGCATTGACGCCGAACAGTTGCGAAAAGCCGTGAAGGAGAAATTCGACATTCTTCTCGCTGGGGGGCAAGACCACCTGAAGGGCAAGGTGTTCCGAATCGGCCATCTCGGTTTTGTCTGCGACCGGGATGTTCTGACTGCCGTCGCAGCGATTGAAGCCACCCTTCAATCCCTGGGCCTGCACAAAGGCAGCATGGGTGCCGGAGTCGCTGCAGCATCAGCTGCGCTTGGCTAG
- a CDS encoding sulfotransferase — MAWDWLRPKPGRIFLIGHNKCGTRSFHKLLRKNGYSSIHYDKGRLARRIQANFTFSKPLLDGVDGYCGYTDMELCGEFYAYRLFPLLDLQYPGSCFIYNTRDVSRWVDSRMNHRKGKYARAYLERMRVAFDDPSLTLEDLRQHWEEAWQRHDLDLKRYFAGRSNFFAFNISMPSEQAALCRFLRRRGYRIRGKVLPHAGARSSPDAR, encoded by the coding sequence ATGGCGTGGGATTGGTTGCGGCCCAAACCGGGCCGCATCTTTTTGATCGGTCACAACAAGTGCGGCACGCGTTCGTTCCACAAGCTGTTGCGGAAGAACGGCTACAGCTCGATCCACTACGACAAGGGGCGCCTGGCCCGTCGGATTCAGGCCAACTTCACCTTTTCCAAGCCTTTGCTGGATGGTGTGGATGGCTATTGCGGCTACACGGACATGGAACTCTGTGGTGAGTTCTACGCCTACCGACTGTTCCCCCTGTTGGATCTGCAGTACCCAGGCTCCTGCTTCATCTACAACACGCGCGACGTGAGCCGCTGGGTGGACTCACGCATGAACCACCGCAAGGGCAAGTACGCCCGCGCTTACCTGGAACGGATGCGTGTGGCCTTTGACGATCCGTCCCTGACCCTGGAGGACCTGCGTCAGCACTGGGAGGAGGCCTGGCAACGCCATGATCTCGACCTGAAGCGTTACTTCGCTGGACGCAGCAACTTCTTTGCCTTCAACATCAGCATGCCGTCGGAGCAGGCAGCCCTTTGCCGTTTTCTGCGGCGCCGTGGTTATCGGATCCGCGGCAAGGTGTTGCCTCACGCTGGGGCGCGATCCTCTCCGGACGCACGCTGA
- a CDS encoding AbrB family transcriptional regulator, translating into MPPLATLALYLLAGTAIGLLALLSGIPAAPLAGALLGAGIVSMSGQLETATWPAGTRTALEIGIGTVIGTGLTRTSLDQLQLLWKPAVLITLALVLTGLVVGLWTSRLLGIDPVVALLGAAPGGISGMSLVGAEFGVGAAVAALHAVRLITVLLVLPLMVRLIIPSTAGS; encoded by the coding sequence ATGCCTCCATTGGCAACGCTGGCGCTGTATTTGCTGGCTGGAACCGCCATCGGATTGCTAGCTCTACTGAGCGGCATTCCCGCTGCACCTCTGGCGGGGGCCCTACTGGGTGCTGGCATCGTCAGCATGAGCGGCCAGCTGGAAACAGCGACATGGCCGGCGGGGACGCGCACGGCCCTTGAGATCGGCATCGGAACAGTGATCGGTACTGGCCTGACGCGCACATCCCTGGATCAATTGCAACTCCTGTGGAAACCGGCAGTTTTAATCACCCTGGCGTTGGTGCTGACAGGACTGGTGGTGGGACTCTGGACCAGCCGCTTGCTCGGCATTGATCCTGTCGTGGCCTTGCTCGGAGCAGCGCCGGGTGGCATCAGTGGGATGAGCCTTGTTGGTGCGGAATTCGGTGTCGGTGCGGCCGTGGCCGCACTTCATGCTGTTCGGCTGATCACAGTGCTGCTGGTGCTGCCATTGATGGTGCGACTGATCATCCCCTCGACAGCAGGAAGCTGA
- the cbiD gene encoding cobalt-precorrin-5B (C(1))-methyltransferase CbiD yields MSSPIATSSPGLTLPVWVAAAAKAALQVLLGKPFNAEQQLNQGPDQPSLQVPVCSAAPLADGQALGISRCDPGPGLDLTRDLEIWVRVAWITASKPVLDLQAGEGVGRLGPAGEACLSGFARELLERNLLPLLPPGRGLMVQPILPLGRALAQRTSNAAFGVVDGLALIGTQAEVQRSAAPDQLQQVLADLATLAADPAFQGRLVLVIGENGLDLARQRGLGPLLKVGNWLGPVLVAAAEAGVRDLLLLGYHGKLIKLAGGIFHTHHHLADGRLEVLVALGLDAGLSADQLRQLRGAASVEEAFQRLDANQASALGRHLSEMVERRSQSYVARYGDWSMRISAALFDRSRTLRWWGPEGEKRFFTLMD; encoded by the coding sequence TTGTCCTCTCCCATCGCCACCTCCAGCCCAGGATTGACCCTGCCGGTGTGGGTGGCAGCGGCAGCCAAGGCTGCTCTGCAGGTGTTGCTTGGCAAGCCGTTTAACGCTGAGCAGCAGTTGAACCAGGGGCCGGATCAACCGTCTCTGCAGGTGCCCGTCTGTTCAGCGGCTCCGTTGGCCGATGGCCAGGCCCTGGGGATCAGCCGCTGTGATCCTGGGCCAGGCCTCGATTTGACGCGGGACCTCGAGATCTGGGTGCGGGTGGCCTGGATCACCGCATCCAAGCCCGTGCTCGATCTGCAGGCCGGAGAAGGGGTGGGCCGCCTCGGCCCGGCAGGAGAGGCTTGCCTGTCTGGTTTCGCCCGTGAGCTGTTGGAGCGGAATCTTCTGCCCCTGCTGCCGCCTGGTCGGGGCCTGATGGTGCAACCGATCCTTCCGCTGGGCCGTGCCCTGGCCCAACGCACCAGCAATGCCGCGTTCGGTGTGGTGGATGGTCTGGCGTTGATCGGCACACAGGCAGAGGTGCAGCGCAGCGCTGCACCGGATCAGCTGCAGCAGGTGCTTGCTGATCTGGCGACGCTCGCTGCGGATCCGGCGTTTCAGGGTCGCCTCGTGCTGGTGATTGGTGAGAACGGCTTGGACCTGGCCCGTCAGCGGGGCCTTGGGCCTTTGCTCAAGGTGGGGAACTGGCTGGGGCCGGTGCTGGTGGCCGCGGCGGAGGCCGGTGTTCGCGATCTGCTGCTGCTCGGTTACCACGGCAAGTTGATCAAGCTGGCCGGCGGCATCTTTCACACCCATCACCACCTGGCCGACGGTCGTTTGGAGGTGTTGGTGGCGCTGGGGTTGGATGCCGGCCTGTCTGCAGACCAGTTGCGGCAATTGCGTGGTGCTGCCTCCGTGGAGGAGGCCTTCCAGAGGCTGGACGCGAATCAAGCCAGTGCGCTCGGGCGTCATCTTTCGGAGATGGTGGAGCGGCGCAGCCAGTCCTATGTCGCTCGCTACGGCGACTGGTCGATGCGAATCAGTGCTGCACTGTTCGACCGCAGCCGGACCTTGCGCTGGTGGGGACCGGAGGGGGAGAAGCGCTTCTTTACGCTGATGGATTGA
- a CDS encoding SDR family oxidoreductase, with translation MLADLVKRSQPLASDAKLLVLGGGYSGRCLASLARSMGTPVLCTRRSLDSDEADLLFDSAGEDHLDPDALRGVTHLVCTIPPDREGNDPVLSKLLGTLRSLPLRWAGYLSTTGIYGDRQGGWVSEQDDPAPKLDRSIRRLNCEQAWLHSGLPIQILRLPGIYGPGRSVLNGLQQGRARLIEKPDQVFCRIHVEDIAGACWHLMHRAEQAPDPSMDNWTVVNVVDDLPAPTTDLLRHAAALLGCALPPLEQFDQIVESMSPMAQTFWSENRRVSNHRLCQELGYGLLHPNYRVGLQDCLDQDKLNPTDLRSPPRSTNG, from the coding sequence ATGCTTGCTGATCTTGTCAAGCGGTCTCAGCCGCTGGCATCTGACGCCAAGCTGCTCGTGCTGGGCGGTGGATACAGCGGACGTTGTCTGGCCAGCCTGGCCCGCTCCATGGGGACGCCGGTGCTCTGCACACGCCGCTCCCTCGATTCCGACGAGGCTGATCTGCTTTTCGACAGCGCCGGTGAGGACCATCTCGACCCTGATGCCTTACGAGGCGTCACCCATCTGGTCTGCACCATCCCACCCGATCGTGAGGGAAACGATCCGGTGTTGTCCAAGCTGCTTGGCACGCTGAGGAGCCTGCCCCTGCGTTGGGCGGGCTATCTCTCCACCACCGGGATCTATGGCGATCGTCAAGGCGGCTGGGTGTCGGAACAGGACGACCCAGCGCCGAAGCTGGACCGGAGCATCCGCCGCCTGAATTGCGAACAAGCCTGGCTGCACTCCGGTTTGCCGATCCAGATTCTGCGTTTACCAGGCATCTACGGCCCGGGACGGTCGGTTCTCAATGGATTGCAGCAAGGACGCGCCCGCTTGATCGAAAAACCCGACCAGGTGTTCTGCCGCATCCATGTCGAAGACATCGCTGGGGCCTGCTGGCATCTCATGCATCGCGCCGAGCAAGCACCTGACCCGTCCATGGACAACTGGACTGTGGTCAATGTGGTGGATGACCTCCCAGCCCCCACGACCGATTTATTGCGCCATGCCGCCGCATTGTTGGGCTGTGCCCTACCGCCGCTGGAGCAGTTCGACCAAATCGTGGAGAGCATGAGCCCGATGGCCCAGACGTTCTGGAGCGAAAACCGAAGGGTCAGCAATCACAGGCTCTGCCAAGAACTCGGCTATGGGTTATTGCATCCGAACTACCGCGTCGGGCTGCAGGATTGTCTGGACCAGGACAAACTCAATCCGACTGACCTGCGTTCCCCCCCTCGATCAACCAACGGTTGA
- a CDS encoding DUF6554 family protein encodes MGPIRSSLVLSAAALIGAVWSVSPAVRAAESTQEKGAKIYCFMRSSGNDHTVSWNAAYAVIKRQGSGMFKTSPEHASVMITEAVVKDPGNFPDCGQFLGDLFGGKTQPATAATLGNSSSVSNSAEDTTRYSY; translated from the coding sequence ATGGGTCCCATCAGGTCATCGCTGGTTCTGTCCGCCGCGGCCCTGATTGGTGCTGTGTGGAGTGTCAGCCCCGCCGTGCGAGCGGCCGAATCCACCCAGGAAAAGGGTGCCAAGATCTATTGCTTCATGCGTTCCAGCGGCAACGATCACACCGTCAGCTGGAATGCTGCCTACGCCGTGATCAAACGCCAGGGCAGCGGCATGTTCAAGACATCCCCGGAGCATGCCTCGGTGATGATTACGGAAGCCGTCGTCAAGGACCCCGGCAATTTCCCCGACTGTGGCCAGTTCCTTGGTGATCTGTTCGGCGGGAAGACACAACCAGCCACCGCCGCCACCCTTGGAAACTCCTCATCTGTCAGCAACAGCGCAGAAGACACCACGCGCTACAGCTACTGA